The DNA region TATGGTAGCTATGTAGTACTGATACGCTCTGGTACCCGAATCAGGTAGGGTGAGGGTTGGGGCATTCGAGAAACGGaatcctcacagtcaacaacacAGAAAGAACCAATATCAACGTTTCGTGCCAACACGCTGTGTGTCGCAATTCCTTCTCTAGTGTCATCCGGATACTCACCGTGAGTGCCACTCCGTGTCACACACCCTTGGTTCCTTCCTTTTCGGGATTCCGGTTTCGAAACacacactcactgtcagtgaacCGACTTTCTTGCCTACTTGGTTTCCCTTTTTTTTTTCCCAACGAGCCCGACGGACTCCCGAAACCATGGATCCCCCCTGATAGTGAACGCTTATTGTGTTTTTGCCTTGCGATACGACGAGACAACCTGCTCgagtagagagagagagatatTCATATATTGTCAGGTTTTCTACACCCTACCGTACCAtacctttgttgttgttgttgtcaacTGCGGTACAGGCACGGACAGAGTGCGCGAAAAAGGCTCTCGAGGATCCTACCtacctacacacacacacacatttCCCTACACAGATACACACGCCATGCCGGTGCCCGTGGTGTCCGTACGCGGCGTGTCTCGGATCCCCGCACGCCGTCAATCCGTCCGTTCTCTCCCTGGTTGGTGCTTCTACTGTTACTGTTCTTTGCGACCGGTGTAGTGGTGCTGGTACTGATGCTGGGGGACGGCTTTGGGACGATACGAACGACCGCCGCCACGCAGGAACCATCTCGTGGTGCATCACACCGTGTGGAAGTCGATGGTGTCCCGTGGATGCCGTCACGAACGAAACAACAACGATTCCGAATTATTAGTCATGATGCACCCTCGTCAATGCCCtctcctccaccaccaccgctgCCCACGTGGACCGACACGGCGTTCGACACCCCTCCTCCGACACTGTACCGGCCAAAATTCATTCCACCTCCTCCTCCTCGgcctccaccgccaccacgaAATCCTCCCACTCTTCCACTTACCTCCAACACTACAGCAACAGTATCAACACCACCAATACTattaccaccaccaccaccaataataccaccaccaacaatgCCGCAATACCCCCTACGCACCGCTACATCGACTCCACCGTTATCAACTACAACAACCAGTCCGATTGCCATTCGTGCCGCTCGTTTGTCCGTAACTGCGGCGACCATTCGTCCACCGAGACCCCCGTCGATTACCATCACAGCCGTCCATCCCTGGCAGTCCCCGTGGTCGgacccaccaccaccgccccCGCCGCGGCCCACGCCACCCGCACCTCCTGTACCGTCGTCGCCCACGACGAACGTATACTTGTCCTTGTTCTGGATGCTGCGGAACGTTGCGATTCGACAATCGAGCCTGGTTGCTCCCGAACGCAGGCTGGTAGACCCACAACTCCCCACCCACGCCATCTTACCGAACACGACACACGTTGGTTCCATCCCGACCGCGGTGGACCATCCATTGCCATTCACCAACGGCGTTGACGATACATCGGACGAAGATAGCTTGGACGAGGATACCTTGAACGACCGGGATTGGGAGATTCTGCATCAAGCCCAAGCTTTCCCCGTGGAcgtctacgacgacgaatacGATGGGATTCCCACGCCACCCGCACCTCCTTTAACGACGAACGTATACGCACTCTTGTTCTGGATGCTGCGGAACGTTGCGATTCGACAATCGACCCAGGTTGCTCCCGAACGCAAGCTGGTAGACCCAAAAGTCCCCACACGCGCCGCCCTACCGAACACGACACACGTTGGTCTTATCCCGACCGCAGTGGACCATCCATTATCATTCACTGACGTCGTTGACGATACATCCGACGAAGATAGCTTGGACGAGGATACCTTGAACGACCGGGATTGGGAGATTCTGCGACAAGCCCAAGCTTTCCCCGTGGAcgtctacgacgacgaatacGATGCGgttgaaatggaaagcgtCGACCAGGACCCCCCTACACATCATGCCCTGGAGTTCAATGCTACCCTTTCTCGATACGCTGTGGTACCACTGTGGGCCACACTCTCATCACTCCTGTTTCGACCAAACTCGGAACAAGAATCTCTCAGACTATCGCGGACGGCGCAGACTCTTCATAGCAATGCCCTTATCAAAACCAATACGGACGTGTTGGGCTTGATTGTACCCCTATCACAAGCCTGGGGAACGCAAGTGGATCGTACGGTGCGATTGTTGGTCACATGGGCACGCTGCCTGGACACGGTGCGGCGAAGGCCACGGCGAGCCACCCACGTGGTCCGCCGACGGATCGTCCGTGTCCGCAAAGTACCCCGACGCATCAAAATCTCCACTTTGCCGGAAGACTACGATTTGGACGACGCGAATTTTGAAGAATTGCTCGAGCAAGTACGATTACCGTCGTACATGAAGGAAGAGTATTCCGACTACGAAGATACGGAAGAAGACTACTGGATCCGCAACGACTACGAGCAAACCCCATCTCTGCATTCCTTGCTGCGATCCGCGCCCGACGTGAATGCGGTAGCATCACGGTCTGTTGAATCgagtttcttttccgattcCACCATTGGTTG from Phaeodactylum tricornutum CCAP 1055/1 chromosome 18, whole genome shotgun sequence includes:
- a CDS encoding predicted protein — protein: MPVPVVSVRGVSRIPARLVLVLMLGDGFGTIRTTAATQEPSRGASHRVEVDGVPWMPSRTKQQRFRIISHDAPSSMPSPPPPPLPTWTDTAFDTPPPTLYRPKFIPPPPPRPPPPPRNPPTLPLTSNTTATVSTPPILLPPPPPIIPPPTMPQYPLRTATSTPPLSTTTTSPIAIRAARLSVTAATIRPPRPPSITITAVHPWQSPWSDPPPPPPPRPTPPAPPVPSSPTTNVYLSLFWMLRNVAIRQSSLVAPERRLVDPQLPTHAILPNTTHVGSIPTAVDHPLPFTNGVDDTSDEDSLDEDTLNDRDWEILHQAQAFPVDVYDDEYDGIPTPPAPPLTTNVYALLFWMLRNVAIRQSTQVAPERKLVDPKVPTRAALPNTTHVGLIPTAVDHPLSFTDVVDDTSDEDSLDEDTLNDRDWEILRQAQAFPVDVYDDEYDAVEMESVDQDPPTHHALEFNATLSRYAVVPLWATLSSLLFRPNSEQESLRLSRTAQTLHSNALIKTNTDVLGLIVPLSQAWGTQVDRTVRLLVTWARCLDTVRRRPRRATHVVRRRIVRVRKVPRRIKISTLPEDYDLDDANFEELLEQVRLPSYMKEEYSDYEDTEEDYWIRNDYEQTPSLHSLLRSAPDVNAVASRSVESSFFSDSTIGWDDEWDFDDDSLCSQDFEILQQANEIVWEDFDSIDICNSDDEYENMWDSNRWNGEDDSELDESDHANQFPGEDANRMEERLEEHWGRHSKTERRKSRESFSSQWQSKNSSMHYKHLHAEQEETLLQYFKRPLTVKRSLFSLRRYVPFSGTNSAVKPVDATVVAREGTACDTKSFSTETPVGFLGKALDEHSSPLTQLPCRHESNSDPYTNQRAPIHSSCSRTHFGWMRPWSWSKFPHRHSLLTDIQTSKENDVTNIITGPKSSVTGALTEAAVVEPKFLQEVDCKLLRKPRKPWRISQLLGTWEWPALFRRSNKTTPDFAAAKKTYEEESSSINLQDGFLKRENELDEMNLGESAIREVNHASPLGPPPLPSKPSHSSVLRMEAF